One Tunturibacter gelidoferens genomic region harbors:
- the serA gene encoding phosphoglycerate dehydrogenase — MKIVLAEKVSPATLAVFQQEPGWQIVTPDQIKNGLAAELADADALVIRSAVQADAKLLESAPKLRVIGRAGVGVDNIDTDAATHRGIVVMNTPGANAVAVAELTLGLMISLARSIPRANATMHQAKWDKKSLQGQELRGKTLGIVGLGRIGLEVARRAASFGMTILGYDPFVAPVIARENNVTLVPIDDIFKSSDYLTLHVGLTTQTEGLINATSIKIMKKGVRIINCARGELIVEQALADAIKSGHVGGAALDVFHQEPLKESPFYNLDNVLLSPHIAGATDEAQEAIGIQLAMQVRDYLKLGVVQNAVNLPSLSHEEYKEIAPYIEMAERLGYFLAHATPGNLENIQITYTGRIASGKTDLIRNAAIAGIFSGADGGSTANRINAAAIAAERGIRIQEDKREFTVGGAGSVLKIVLHSSDGDASASATVLHGTSPRLLSYDGIDIEAPLHGTLVAIRNHDVPGVVGRIGTILGDHGVNIANFALGRAHSTQSQRVPQGQALAVVQIDVPKAASATAAVEALRKVEAIASVRLIELGKL, encoded by the coding sequence TTGAAGATCGTTCTCGCCGAAAAAGTCTCGCCAGCAACCCTAGCCGTCTTCCAGCAGGAACCCGGCTGGCAGATCGTCACCCCTGACCAGATTAAGAACGGCCTCGCCGCAGAGCTAGCCGACGCCGACGCCCTCGTCATCCGCTCCGCCGTCCAGGCCGACGCCAAGCTCCTCGAGTCCGCCCCCAAACTCCGCGTCATCGGCCGCGCCGGCGTAGGCGTCGACAACATAGACACCGACGCCGCCACCCACCGCGGCATCGTCGTCATGAACACCCCCGGCGCCAACGCCGTCGCCGTCGCCGAACTCACCCTCGGCCTCATGATCTCGCTCGCCCGCTCCATCCCGCGCGCAAACGCCACCATGCACCAGGCCAAGTGGGACAAAAAATCCCTGCAAGGGCAGGAGCTCCGCGGCAAAACCCTCGGCATCGTTGGCCTTGGCCGCATCGGCCTTGAAGTCGCTCGCCGCGCCGCCAGCTTCGGCATGACCATCCTCGGATATGATCCCTTCGTCGCCCCCGTCATCGCCCGCGAGAACAACGTCACCCTCGTGCCCATAGACGACATCTTCAAATCCTCCGACTACCTCACCCTCCACGTCGGCCTCACCACCCAGACTGAAGGCCTCATCAACGCCACCTCCATCAAGATCATGAAGAAGGGCGTACGCATCATCAACTGCGCCCGCGGCGAACTCATCGTCGAACAAGCCCTCGCCGACGCCATCAAATCCGGCCACGTCGGCGGCGCAGCCCTCGACGTCTTCCACCAGGAGCCTCTCAAAGAGTCGCCCTTCTACAACCTCGACAACGTCCTCCTCTCCCCGCACATCGCCGGCGCGACCGACGAGGCCCAGGAGGCCATCGGCATCCAGCTCGCCATGCAGGTCCGCGACTACCTCAAACTCGGTGTCGTTCAGAACGCCGTCAACCTGCCCTCCCTCTCGCACGAGGAGTACAAAGAGATCGCTCCCTACATCGAGATGGCCGAACGCCTCGGATACTTCCTCGCCCACGCCACGCCGGGCAACTTAGAGAACATCCAGATCACCTACACCGGCCGCATCGCCTCCGGCAAGACCGACCTCATCCGTAACGCCGCCATCGCAGGCATCTTCTCGGGCGCCGACGGCGGCAGCACCGCCAACCGCATCAACGCCGCCGCCATCGCAGCCGAACGCGGCATCCGCATCCAGGAAGACAAGCGAGAGTTCACCGTCGGCGGCGCAGGCTCAGTCCTCAAGATCGTCCTCCACTCCTCCGACGGCGACGCCAGCGCCTCCGCCACCGTCCTCCACGGCACCTCGCCCCGTCTTCTCAGCTACGACGGCATCGACATCGAGGCCCCCCTCCACGGCACCCTCGTCGCCATCCGCAACCACGACGTTCCCGGCGTCGTCGGCCGCATCGGCACCATCCTCGGCGACCATGGAGTCAACATCGCCAACTTCGCCCTGGGCCGCGCACACTCCACGCAGAGCCAGCGCGTCCCCCAGGGCCAGGCCCTCGCAGTCGTCCAGATCGACGTACCCAAGGCCGCATCGGCTACCGCCGCCGTCGAAGCTCTGCGCAAAGTAGAAGCCATCGCCAGCGTTCGTCTCATCGAACTAGGCAAACTCTAA
- a CDS encoding APC family permease, translating into MEQTVAESEASLAPAPGLRANILSPMETLAQSISTIAPTTTPTMTIPLVFVLAGNGTWLAYLFATAAILLIALCVSRFARYTSCSGSLYTYATSSLPPAISGIAGWALLLAYITTGASVAGGFINYANVFLLSITGKSAPTFLLALLCVGVSTFIAYRDVQVSARLMLWIEAISVALIAIVLALLLWHNGLHIDHAQLHLEGVTPSAVRLGVVLALFSFVGFESATTLGAEASNPLLTIPRAVIQSAVFTGLFFILCAYLETLGMHTAHQNLGESTAPMRVLANLAGVTPLGPFIDFGALVSMFACTLACITAAARVLMRMGHNGIVHQRLGLAHPKNATPGAAVLVSGTLTALPVTFLALRGIAGTDIYGWMGSLAVYGFLTTYGLAAIALPLYLKRNHRLTSTSLILSTATALAIMLALAGTLYPVPERPYNWLPYVYLAYILGGTAWFALTTRRSPPQSNS; encoded by the coding sequence ATGGAGCAAACCGTCGCCGAATCCGAAGCCTCCCTCGCTCCCGCTCCCGGTCTGCGCGCAAACATCCTCTCGCCGATGGAGACGCTCGCCCAATCCATCTCCACCATCGCTCCCACAACCACACCGACCATGACCATCCCTCTGGTCTTCGTCCTCGCCGGCAACGGAACCTGGCTCGCCTACCTCTTCGCCACCGCTGCTATCCTGCTCATCGCCCTCTGCGTCAGCCGCTTCGCCCGCTACACCTCTTGCTCAGGCTCGCTCTACACCTACGCAACCTCCTCCCTCCCACCAGCCATCAGCGGCATCGCCGGCTGGGCGCTCCTGCTCGCCTACATCACCACAGGAGCCTCCGTCGCTGGAGGCTTCATCAACTACGCCAACGTCTTCCTCCTCTCGATCACCGGCAAGTCGGCTCCAACCTTCCTGCTCGCATTACTCTGCGTCGGCGTCTCCACCTTCATCGCCTACCGCGACGTACAAGTCTCTGCCCGGCTGATGCTCTGGATCGAAGCCATCTCCGTCGCGCTCATCGCCATCGTGCTCGCGCTCCTGCTATGGCACAACGGCCTCCACATCGACCACGCCCAACTCCACCTCGAAGGCGTCACTCCCTCCGCAGTCCGCCTTGGTGTAGTCCTCGCCCTCTTCAGCTTCGTCGGCTTCGAGAGCGCCACCACTCTAGGAGCCGAAGCCTCCAACCCGCTCCTCACCATCCCCCGCGCAGTCATCCAGAGCGCTGTCTTCACCGGCCTCTTCTTCATCCTCTGCGCTTACCTCGAAACCCTCGGCATGCACACCGCCCACCAGAACCTCGGCGAATCCACCGCCCCCATGCGCGTCCTCGCCAACCTCGCCGGCGTCACCCCCCTCGGCCCCTTCATCGACTTCGGCGCTCTCGTCAGCATGTTCGCCTGCACCCTCGCCTGCATCACCGCAGCCGCCCGTGTCCTCATGCGCATGGGCCACAACGGCATCGTCCACCAGAGACTAGGCTTGGCCCACCCCAAGAACGCCACCCCAGGCGCAGCTGTCCTCGTCTCCGGCACCCTTACCGCGCTCCCTGTAACGTTCCTCGCTCTCCGCGGCATCGCAGGCACCGACATCTACGGCTGGATGGGCTCCCTTGCCGTTTACGGCTTCCTCACCACCTACGGTCTCGCCGCCATAGCGCTCCCTCTCTACCTCAAGCGCAACCACCGCCTCACCAGCACTTCGCTGATCCTGTCCACCGCCACAGCGCTCGCGATCATGCTCGCGCTGGCCGGAACCCTCTACCCCGTCCCCGAGCGTCCTTACAACTGGCTACCCTACGTATACCTCGCTTACATCCTTGGAGGAACGGCCTGGTTTGCCCTCACCACCCGTCGCAGTCCTCCGCAATCTAATAGCTAG
- a CDS encoding DUF3863 domain-containing protein translates to MATDHAYSRREFLIGAAGAALTAQSAMALGASTSALRGRFLTHVSVVRVNQIEVTPNRSIGEDEAPDNSPAHIRSRREAFARGCPEGRMTWAVSWLALNDNRQEYKDARRLLASYHDQYGDEITFIPGGYFAPMYDTRAHNRETIHKALGLISTMVGGGYRPQCIVAGFLDAENQRYLATEEGIHVCQGQIWSQHGIDHGDGDGAICYPYYPSREHYLKPAQGAADFIDCVCLDGWTCDFLTARREGFEGGYNSRLGVGPIEAVGNLGTAAGRREMLATTAVHFDRGHALNGFGWVTGIWEVSVGHDEDLTYWLQAVRDRWPDTSVLTEGEFGLKWRQHTPSNASLNYQFDARGTGAPGSEKELEIEWYMNREFRLALLRNWVKNEPPMVIDFTRYDLPAQEPQTLQREWSLMNVLNQKGTRPQDKPQRLGQLTAEDQRRIFARYPELKKLK, encoded by the coding sequence ATGGCAACGGACCACGCTTATAGCAGACGAGAGTTTCTGATCGGTGCCGCCGGCGCCGCGCTCACGGCACAGAGCGCGATGGCGTTGGGCGCGAGCACTTCTGCTCTGCGCGGACGATTCCTGACCCATGTCTCCGTCGTGCGCGTCAACCAGATCGAGGTGACGCCTAATCGTTCGATCGGAGAAGACGAAGCTCCGGACAACAGCCCCGCCCATATTCGTTCGCGAAGAGAAGCATTTGCCAGAGGGTGCCCGGAAGGCCGAATGACATGGGCGGTAAGTTGGCTGGCCTTGAACGACAACCGGCAGGAGTACAAAGACGCGCGCCGTCTTCTCGCCTCGTATCACGATCAGTATGGTGACGAGATCACCTTCATTCCGGGCGGCTACTTTGCACCCATGTACGACACGCGAGCCCATAACCGGGAGACGATTCATAAGGCGTTGGGCTTGATCTCCACCATGGTGGGCGGCGGATATCGTCCGCAGTGCATAGTAGCGGGCTTCCTGGACGCGGAAAACCAGAGATACCTGGCTACCGAAGAGGGCATTCATGTTTGCCAGGGGCAGATCTGGAGCCAGCACGGCATTGACCACGGTGATGGCGATGGCGCCATCTGCTATCCGTACTATCCAAGCCGGGAGCACTATCTGAAACCCGCACAGGGAGCGGCCGACTTCATCGACTGCGTCTGCCTGGATGGCTGGACCTGCGACTTTCTAACCGCACGGCGGGAGGGCTTCGAGGGCGGGTATAACAGCCGGCTGGGCGTGGGTCCAATCGAAGCTGTAGGAAATCTCGGGACGGCAGCCGGCCGTAGAGAGATGCTCGCCACCACGGCGGTACACTTCGACCGAGGCCACGCTCTCAATGGATTTGGCTGGGTTACGGGGATCTGGGAGGTGTCGGTTGGGCACGACGAGGATCTGACCTACTGGCTGCAGGCCGTCAGGGACAGGTGGCCTGACACCAGCGTGTTGACCGAGGGTGAGTTCGGCCTGAAGTGGCGTCAGCACACGCCGAGCAATGCCTCGTTGAACTATCAGTTCGATGCTCGAGGAACCGGCGCGCCGGGCTCGGAAAAAGAGTTGGAGATCGAGTGGTACATGAATCGCGAGTTTCGTTTGGCGCTGCTGCGGAACTGGGTGAAGAACGAGCCACCAATGGTCATTGACTTCACGCGCTACGACTTGCCGGCGCAGGAGCCGCAGACTCTGCAGCGGGAGTGGAGCTTGATGAATGTGCTGAATCAGAAAGGCACGCGGCCACAGGATAAGCCCCAGCGGCTGGGGCAGTTGACAGCGGAGGATCAGCGACGGATATTTGCGCGGTATCCGGAGCTGAAGAAGCTGAAATGA
- a CDS encoding MarR family winged helix-turn-helix transcriptional regulator — protein sequence MRIEAFLRQSPVFQASRIARRMDASLNLVLKHEEVTAFEAMVLAAIFFEKRGQIKPSALAEAFETTRSNVSHCISSLEAKGLVERRIDPEDARAVQLLLRPLGKRRAVRVMGILDRMQRRFEDDMGAQKLETMLAQMAAVEELCARMAAAGR from the coding sequence ATGAGGATTGAAGCTTTTTTGCGGCAGAGCCCTGTGTTTCAGGCCAGCCGGATTGCCCGGCGGATGGATGCTTCGCTGAACCTTGTGTTGAAACACGAGGAGGTGACTGCGTTTGAGGCGATGGTGCTGGCAGCGATCTTCTTTGAGAAGCGCGGGCAGATCAAGCCGTCGGCGCTGGCTGAGGCGTTTGAGACTACGCGAAGCAACGTGAGTCATTGCATCTCGTCGCTTGAGGCGAAGGGTCTGGTGGAGCGGAGGATCGACCCGGAGGATGCGCGGGCGGTACAACTGTTGCTGCGGCCGCTGGGGAAGAGGAGAGCGGTGAGGGTGATGGGGATTCTGGATCGAATGCAGCGGCGATTTGAGGATGATATGGGGGCGCAGAAGTTGGAGACGATGCTGGCGCAGATGGCGGCGGTGGAGGAGCTTTGTGCGCGGATGGCTGCTGCCGGACGCTGA
- a CDS encoding glutathionylspermidine synthase family protein produces MQRITLTPRDNWQQKVESVGLTFHTLENGTPYWDESAAYNFTAAEIDTLEAAANTLQEMCLAAAQHIIDQKRYAELDIPDFAIEAIEWAWNNEPPALYGRFDLSWAGAQSGNAPKLLEYNADTPTSLLEAAVVQWHWLKDMPTSLVSAKPDQFNSIHEKLIAKWKDIDPYLSKPVYFAALDNPEDQLTVTYLRDTAQQAGLETLQMFMSEIGWNDEQQLFLDPDEHPMFSIFKLYPWEAMLQEEFGPHAIDTYPSTRWIEPIWKMLLSNKGILPILWQLYPNHELLLESHFAESPLEAAQDAAQLPNYVRKPLMSREGANITLVREGTNIATTPGPYNGKQIIQALAPDAVFDHRHTVLGLWMIDQDCCGLGVRESFNPITDNLSSFVPHLFI; encoded by the coding sequence ATGCAGCGCATCACCCTAACCCCACGCGACAACTGGCAACAAAAAGTCGAGTCCGTCGGCCTCACCTTCCACACCCTCGAAAACGGCACACCCTACTGGGACGAGTCCGCCGCCTACAACTTTACCGCCGCCGAGATCGACACCCTCGAAGCCGCCGCCAACACCCTCCAGGAGATGTGCCTCGCCGCCGCCCAGCACATCATCGACCAGAAGCGTTACGCCGAACTCGACATCCCCGACTTCGCCATCGAAGCCATCGAGTGGGCCTGGAACAACGAGCCGCCCGCGCTCTATGGCCGCTTCGACCTGAGCTGGGCCGGCGCACAAAGCGGCAACGCACCCAAACTACTCGAGTACAACGCCGACACTCCCACCTCCCTCCTCGAGGCCGCAGTCGTTCAATGGCACTGGCTTAAGGACATGCCGACATCACTCGTCTCCGCCAAGCCCGATCAGTTCAACTCCATCCACGAAAAGCTCATCGCCAAGTGGAAAGACATCGACCCCTACCTCTCGAAGCCCGTCTACTTCGCCGCACTCGACAACCCCGAAGACCAGCTCACCGTCACCTACCTCCGCGACACCGCCCAGCAAGCCGGCCTCGAAACCCTCCAGATGTTCATGAGCGAGATCGGCTGGAATGACGAGCAGCAGCTCTTCCTCGATCCCGACGAACATCCCATGTTCTCCATCTTCAAGCTCTATCCCTGGGAGGCTATGCTGCAGGAGGAGTTCGGCCCACACGCCATCGACACCTACCCCAGCACTCGCTGGATCGAGCCCATCTGGAAGATGCTCCTCTCCAACAAGGGCATCCTGCCCATCCTCTGGCAGCTCTACCCCAACCACGAGCTGCTCCTCGAATCCCACTTCGCCGAATCGCCTTTGGAGGCAGCCCAGGACGCCGCCCAGCTACCCAACTACGTCCGCAAGCCGCTCATGTCCCGCGAAGGCGCCAACATCACTCTCGTCCGCGAGGGCACTAACATCGCCACCACGCCCGGCCCCTACAATGGCAAACAGATTATTCAGGCCCTCGCCCCCGACGCCGTCTTCGACCATCGCCACACCGTCCTCGGCCTCTGGATGATCGACCAGGACTGTTGCGGCCTCGGCGTCCGCGAGTCCTTCAACCCCATCACCGACAACCTCAGCTCCTTCGTCCCGCACTTATTCATTTAG
- a CDS encoding pyridoxal-phosphate-dependent aminotransferase family protein has product MIRKTRLFTPGPTPLLPAAQFAMAAADIHHRTPEFRAMYTRVLSQLKEFVGTKNDVIILSSSGSGAMEAAVSNLTSPGDRVLVLTAGKFGERWTGITKAFGCHVDVVSAPYGSTFSLDEVKANLHLETRAVFVQATESSTGVRHDIEAIARLLKSENSEALLIVDGITGLGTSHLDMDGWGIDVLIGGSQKAVMIPPGLSYLAVSQRAWDRMEATYNPRYYFDLRKERKNAAKGESAYTPSVALIAALGAALNYIAAQAGTPEKPEGDLAAGRVKLVDNAITCAAMTRAAATALGLKLFAPVGNEAAAATAIVAPEGSDSGTLVKGLKSQFGAIVTDGQGEMKGQLFRIAHIGFFDYMDTIAILGALEQVIHKTKFPAPNFTFGKGLIAAQTLFAEHAK; this is encoded by the coding sequence ATGATCCGCAAAACGCGCCTCTTCACCCCTGGTCCGACCCCTCTCCTCCCCGCCGCCCAGTTCGCCATGGCTGCGGCCGATATTCACCATCGCACCCCCGAGTTCCGCGCGATGTACACCCGCGTCCTCTCCCAGCTCAAAGAGTTCGTCGGCACCAAAAACGACGTCATCATCCTCTCTAGCTCTGGCTCAGGCGCCATGGAAGCCGCCGTCTCCAACCTGACGTCACCGGGAGATCGCGTTCTGGTGCTAACAGCCGGCAAGTTCGGCGAGCGCTGGACCGGCATCACCAAAGCCTTCGGCTGCCACGTCGACGTCGTCAGCGCCCCCTACGGCAGCACCTTCTCCCTCGACGAAGTCAAAGCCAACCTCCACCTCGAAACCCGCGCCGTCTTCGTCCAGGCCACCGAGTCCTCCACCGGCGTCCGCCACGACATCGAAGCCATCGCCAGGCTCCTCAAATCCGAAAACTCCGAAGCTCTCCTCATCGTCGACGGCATCACCGGCCTCGGCACCTCGCACCTCGACATGGACGGCTGGGGCATCGACGTCCTCATCGGCGGCTCGCAAAAGGCCGTCATGATTCCCCCCGGCCTCAGCTATCTCGCAGTCAGCCAGCGCGCCTGGGACCGCATGGAGGCCACCTACAACCCGCGCTACTACTTCGACCTCCGCAAGGAGCGCAAGAACGCCGCCAAGGGCGAGTCCGCCTACACGCCGTCAGTAGCACTCATCGCCGCCCTGGGCGCAGCGCTCAACTACATCGCCGCACAAGCCGGAACCCCGGAAAAACCCGAAGGCGATCTAGCCGCAGGCCGCGTCAAACTGGTCGACAACGCGATCACCTGCGCCGCCATGACCCGCGCCGCAGCCACGGCCCTCGGCCTCAAGCTCTTCGCCCCAGTAGGCAACGAAGCCGCCGCAGCCACTGCCATCGTAGCCCCCGAGGGCAGTGACTCCGGCACGCTGGTCAAGGGTCTCAAATCGCAGTTCGGAGCCATCGTCACCGACGGCCAGGGCGAGATGAAGGGCCAGCTCTTCCGCATCGCCCACATCGGCTTCTTCGACTACATGGACACCATCGCCATCCTCGGGGCCCTCGAACAAGTCATCCACAAAACAAAGTTCCCCGCCCCCAACTTCACCTTCGGCAAAGGCCTGATCGCGGCCCAAACCCTCTTCGCCGAACACGCCAAATAA
- a CDS encoding TonB-dependent receptor plug domain-containing protein has protein sequence MKIPPHLCLPLLACGLSVAQQPSSPVSSPDKLTSIAQSISVTTTLEPLPLAESDRAVNLISPRDQPLVSNSVVDLLRQDPSLNLQARAANGVQADLSLRGTTFEQSLILLNGLRINDPETGHLNLDIPVPLDAVTRIDILHGSGSTFYGSDAIGGAVNLLTQPPAPGLTLIGSAGGGSYSSIEQHLRASYTQGPIATQLTGSRDTSDGFIPDRNYSSNALASETWLTLKPGTTDILLAVSDRPYGANLFYGPYPSWERTKGWFASIQQQLGQRTAASYGYRRHSDLFVLFADQPQIYENNHIATSYEAALRRADTLTPNTTLSYGLEADGDSIHSNSLGQHARNQGAGYANLDLRALGRFSLSLGARDEVLSSNGNVFSPSIAAAYTLTHTTRLRASAGHGFRLPTYVDLYYSDPTTIGNPNLKPESSWSFEAGLDWNPTNSRLTLTATGFRLQQKDTIDYSKLALATPALTFAQPYQAVNIQNLNITGAETTLRLRLTTTQNLQFSYTAAHAAAPPPNLISEYAYNYAAQNAIFAWNGTLPGAIFGRAGHQINAHTQVNVVQRTQQTAYPLWDVALSRNTGRIRPYLRLLNLSNTGYQEIPQVPLQGRTIIAGTEFNWTTSRH, from the coding sequence ATGAAGATCCCTCCCCACCTTTGTCTCCCACTCCTCGCCTGTGGTCTGTCCGTCGCGCAGCAGCCTTCATCGCCAGTCTCATCCCCAGACAAGCTCACCTCGATCGCCCAAAGCATCTCCGTCACCACCACCCTCGAGCCCCTCCCTCTCGCCGAGAGCGACCGCGCAGTCAACCTCATCTCCCCCCGCGACCAGCCCCTCGTCTCAAACTCCGTCGTTGACCTCCTCCGACAGGACCCCTCCCTCAACCTCCAGGCCCGCGCGGCCAACGGCGTCCAGGCCGACCTCTCCCTCCGCGGCACCACCTTCGAACAGTCCCTCATCCTCCTCAACGGCCTCCGCATCAACGACCCCGAAACCGGCCACCTCAACCTCGACATCCCCGTCCCCCTCGACGCCGTCACCCGCATCGACATCCTCCACGGCTCCGGCAGCACCTTCTACGGCTCTGACGCCATCGGCGGCGCCGTCAACCTCCTCACCCAGCCCCCGGCCCCAGGCCTCACCCTCATCGGCAGCGCAGGCGGCGGCAGTTACTCCTCCATCGAGCAGCATCTCCGCGCCTCCTACACCCAGGGCCCCATCGCCACCCAACTCACCGGCAGCCGCGACACCTCCGACGGCTTTATCCCCGACCGCAACTACTCCTCGAACGCCCTCGCCTCCGAGACTTGGCTCACCCTCAAGCCCGGCACGACCGACATCCTCCTCGCAGTAAGCGACCGCCCCTACGGAGCCAACCTCTTCTACGGCCCCTATCCCTCCTGGGAGCGCACCAAAGGCTGGTTCGCCAGCATCCAGCAGCAGCTAGGCCAACGCACCGCAGCCAGCTACGGCTACCGCCGCCACTCCGACCTCTTCGTCCTCTTCGCCGACCAGCCCCAGATCTACGAAAACAACCACATCGCCACCAGCTACGAGGCCGCCCTCCGCCGCGCCGACACCCTCACCCCCAACACCACCCTCTCCTACGGCCTCGAAGCCGACGGCGACTCCATCCACTCCAACTCGCTAGGCCAGCACGCCCGCAACCAGGGCGCAGGCTACGCCAACCTCGACCTCCGCGCCCTCGGCCGCTTCTCCCTCTCCCTCGGCGCGCGCGACGAAGTCCTCTCCAGCAACGGCAATGTCTTCTCCCCCTCAATCGCCGCCGCCTACACCCTCACCCACACCACGCGCCTCCGCGCCAGCGCCGGCCACGGCTTCCGTCTCCCCACCTACGTCGATCTCTACTACTCCGACCCCACCACCATCGGCAACCCCAACCTCAAACCCGAGTCCTCCTGGAGCTTCGAAGCCGGCCTCGACTGGAACCCCACCAACAGCCGCCTAACACTCACTGCCACAGGCTTCCGCCTCCAGCAAAAAGACACCATCGACTACTCGAAACTAGCCCTCGCCACCCCAGCCCTCACCTTCGCCCAACCCTACCAGGCCGTCAACATCCAGAACCTCAACATCACAGGAGCCGAGACCACCCTCCGCCTCCGCCTCACCACCACCCAGAATCTGCAGTTCAGCTACACCGCCGCCCACGCAGCAGCCCCACCACCCAACCTCATCTCCGAGTACGCCTATAACTACGCCGCACAAAACGCCATCTTCGCCTGGAACGGCACCCTCCCCGGCGCAATCTTTGGAAGAGCAGGCCACCAGATCAACGCCCACACCCAGGTCAACGTCGTCCAGCGCACCCAGCAGACCGCCTACCCGCTCTGGGACGTCGCCCTCTCCCGCAACACAGGCCGCATCCGCCCCTACCTTCGCCTTCTGAACCTCAGCAACACCGGCTACCAGGAGATCCCGCAAGTCCCCCTGCAAGGCCGCACCATCATCGCCGGTACGGAATTCAACTGGACCACATCGCGCCATTAG
- a CDS encoding OsmC family protein, with protein sequence MIAETVWTKEMEFEGRSESGHSVVFDGGDRHANGPSPMEAVLMALCGCTSVDVVSILKKKREPLTSLTVSATAEQAAAPPRVFTRIVLTYRIGGAVSKKAAEDAVELSKNKYCSVSKMLEKAAQIDFRIEYANDSSGDVSSK encoded by the coding sequence ATGATTGCCGAGACAGTTTGGACGAAGGAGATGGAGTTTGAGGGGCGCTCTGAAAGTGGCCATAGCGTGGTTTTCGATGGTGGCGACCGGCACGCCAACGGTCCTTCCCCAATGGAGGCGGTGCTGATGGCCCTTTGCGGTTGCACATCCGTCGATGTGGTTTCGATCCTCAAAAAGAAGCGCGAGCCCCTGACCAGCCTTACGGTGTCTGCAACCGCTGAACAGGCCGCTGCGCCGCCCCGGGTGTTTACAAGGATTGTGCTGACTTACCGGATTGGCGGGGCTGTCTCAAAGAAGGCTGCCGAAGACGCGGTTGAACTCTCGAAGAATAAGTACTGTTCGGTCTCGAAGATGCTGGAAAAGGCCGCCCAGATCGACTTCAGGATCGAATACGCGAACGACTCCAGCGGGGACGTCTCGAGCAAATAG
- a CDS encoding GatB/YqeY domain-containing protein → MTIGEKIQTDIVVAMKAKDEHKLTTLRMVKSALKNKEIDKREKLTDAEESQILTTLIKQRRESVESFTKGGRPELAAKEQTEIGMIEGYLPQAAGEDVIRGVVQGAIHTMSEGGAKPTPKEMGAVMKVVQQRILADGLRADGKLVSEIVKAELAK, encoded by the coding sequence ATGACGATTGGCGAGAAGATTCAAACGGATATTGTGGTTGCGATGAAGGCGAAGGATGAACATAAGCTGACGACGCTGCGGATGGTGAAGTCGGCGCTGAAGAATAAAGAGATCGACAAGCGCGAGAAGCTGACGGATGCGGAGGAGTCGCAGATTTTGACTACGCTGATCAAACAGCGGAGGGAGTCCGTGGAGTCGTTCACTAAGGGTGGCCGGCCGGAGCTTGCAGCGAAGGAGCAGACGGAGATCGGGATGATTGAGGGCTATCTGCCGCAGGCTGCGGGGGAGGATGTCATTCGCGGTGTGGTGCAGGGGGCGATCCATACGATGTCCGAGGGCGGTGCGAAGCCGACGCCGAAGGAGATGGGCGCGGTGATGAAGGTGGTGCAGCAGCGGATCCTGGCGGATGGACTGCGCGCGGATGGCAAGCTGGTGAGCGAGATTGTGAAGGCGGAGTTGGCGAAGTAG
- a CDS encoding FmdB family zinc ribbon protein — MPLYEYECTTCLKHTEKIQKFSDPEITVCPHCGGHLERVISAPAISFKGGGWYADGYGNAKPKSSSDGNGSGSSAGDSKSADSKSTDSKSSDSKSGDSKSGSSKSSTDSNSSSGSSPAATSAPAAPAAASSSSDKK; from the coding sequence ATGCCGCTCTACGAATACGAATGCACCACCTGTCTCAAGCACACTGAAAAAATCCAGAAGTTCTCCGATCCCGAGATCACCGTCTGCCCTCACTGCGGCGGCCATCTCGAACGCGTCATCTCTGCCCCCGCGATCAGCTTCAAAGGCGGCGGCTGGTACGCCGACGGCTACGGCAACGCCAAACCAAAGTCCTCGAGCGATGGCAACGGCTCAGGGTCAAGCGCCGGAGATTCGAAGTCAGCCGATTCGAAATCCACCGACTCCAAGTCCAGCGACTCCAAGTCCGGTGATTCCAAGTCTGGTAGTTCGAAGTCGAGCACCGACTCCAACTCCTCGAGCGGCAGCTCTCCAGCAGCCACGTCCGCCCCGGCAGCGCCTGCAGCAGCTTCCTCGTCGTCAGACAAGAAGTAG